TCGCGTTCGCGAAGACGCGCTCCGCACGGCGGACGTGATCGGCGCGTTCCGCCCGCGCGTGCGGGAGGAGCTGGACGGCGTCGCCGCGGGCGCCGGGCTCGACCTGTGGCAGGTGTCGGCGCTCAACGCGCGCACCGAGATCCTCGCGCAGAGCGGCGCGGGCCGTCCAGGCGAGTGCTCGACCATTGTCCGGCGCCTCGAGCCCGGCGCGAGCGGGCCGCGCACGTTCGGCGCGCAGACCTGGGACTGGCACGTGGAGCTCGCGCCGTACTGGCACACGCACGAGGTACGCGGCGGCCGGTACGACCTGGTCGGGATCACGGAGCACGGCATCCTCGGCAAGGTCGGCGTCAACAGTGCCGGGCTCGCGCTGCACTTCAACATCCTCGGGCATCGCGAGGACGGCGTCGGCGGCGTTCCCGTGCATCTCCTCGCCGCGACCGTGCTCGAGGAGGCCGGATCGGTCGCGGAGGCGCTCGACCTCGTGCGGTCGGCGCCGATCAGCGCGTCGAGCTCGTTCACCCTCTTCGACCGGGAGTCGGCCGTCACCACCGACGTCACCCCTGTCGGGGTGTTCGTCGTCGAGCCGGTCGACGGGACCGTCATCCGCACCAACCACTTCCTCTCCCCGGTGCCCCGCGCGGGCGAGAAGAAGGAGCTCTACCAGCCGGATTCGGGGGAGCGTTACGACCTGGTGGCCTCCCGCTTCGCGCGCCGTCCGGCACCGCGAAGCGCGTCCGGTCTGCTCGGCTTCCTCTACTCCGACCCGGGGGAGCCCGGGCTGTGCTGCGTGCCGGACATGACACTGCCGCTCGGTCAGCGCTGGGCGACCCTCTCCACGATCATGCTCGAACCCGCCGGCCGGTCGGCGCGAATCGCCGAAGGCTCACCGCTCGACGCCCGCGACCAGCCGTGGCGGACACTCGTGGCCTGACATGAACGGCGGCCGACGTTCCGGCTCGCCTGGCACCACGCGGTCCTCGGTCTCCATGCCGTCATGCTCGCGGGCGGCCACCGGATGAATCCTCCGCCATGTGGCGGTCAGTTCGCCCGGTTCATGCGACGATCGGCGCCATGGAAGCAGCCAGGCCTGCCGGGCCCGTTCGACGCACTGCTGCTGGACCGGCTCGCCCTCCGCTTCACCAGCCCGCGCGAGCCGGTCGTCCGTTACGCGGACCTGGGGGCGCTGGCCCTGCTGGCGGAGGCGCCCCGCGACGCCGCCGACCTCCTGCACCTGCACCACAGCACCGTCGCCCGCCGGCTCGAACAGATCGGGACGAGCCTCGGCGGCTGCCTCACCGAACCGGCCGGGCTGGTGCGCGCCAGGCTCGCCCTCGCCGCGTGGCGACTGCTCACCGGCTGACGGCCGGGCGGCGGCCGCGTCACACTGTCAGGACAGTCTGCAGGTGGCCTCCGGGGTGAACCCGTTGGCCGGCTGCTCTCCCACCGCGTTGGCGTAGGCCGGGTACTTCCACCGGCACAGGAGCGTCGGGTTGAGCACCAGGTCCGACTGGAAGCACCGCATG
This window of the Nonomuraea africana genome carries:
- a CDS encoding C45 family autoproteolytic acyltransferase/hydolase; the protein is MNTERLHIAVSATAPFERGKERGEQLRNTLPGGLELYSELFRLAGLTEDRVREDALRTADVIGAFRPRVREELDGVAAGAGLDLWQVSALNARTEILAQSGAGRPGECSTIVRRLEPGASGPRTFGAQTWDWHVELAPYWHTHEVRGGRYDLVGITEHGILGKVGVNSAGLALHFNILGHREDGVGGVPVHLLAATVLEEAGSVAEALDLVRSAPISASSSFTLFDRESAVTTDVTPVGVFVVEPVDGTVIRTNHFLSPVPRAGEKKELYQPDSGERYDLVASRFARRPAPRSASGLLGFLYSDPGEPGLCCVPDMTLPLGQRWATLSTIMLEPAGRSARIAEGSPLDARDQPWRTLVA
- a CDS encoding helix-turn-helix domain-containing protein, which translates into the protein MRRSAPWKQPGLPGPFDALLLDRLALRFTSPREPVVRYADLGALALLAEAPRDAADLLHLHHSTVARRLEQIGTSLGGCLTEPAGLVRARLALAAWRLLTG